The genomic DNA CCTACCACTCGCACATGATGGAGGAGATCGGCCCCCTGTacgaggagctgctggcccCTGTCTTTAACGTGCCCGGCTCCGACTcgggcttctcgtcctcgtcgagcgagtccgaggaggccaagatcaAGATGTACTCGTCCGTCGGCCACAACCCGGACCGCCTCCGCGTCATcgactcgacctcgagcagctccgccaccgagacggacgcCGCCTACTGGCGCCAGAACCTCGAGCAGCCCGTCCAGTTCAGCACCGCCCTGGCATCCCtcgccaagggcgccgagggcaagaagatcCACCTCATCGAGATCGGCCCTCACTCGGCTCTCAAGGGCCCCATCCAGCAGATCCGCAAGTccatcggcctcgacgagaagtCGGTCCCCTACTCGTCCACCCTCGTCCGCAAGGAGGACGCCAGCGCGTGCCTCAAGacgctcgccggcgccctcttcATCAAGGGCCACAGCATCGACTGGGAGTACGtcaacgaggtcgacgccgccaccagGCAGAACCTCCGCACCCTCCACGCGCTGGCCCCGTACCCCTGGGACTACTCGGCCGGCCTCCTCTGGAACGAGCCCCGCACGAGCATCGAGCTGCGCAACCGGAAGTACCTCCGCCACGAGCTGCTCGGCACGGCGGCCCTCACGGGCAACGGCATCGACTACACGTGGCGCAACTGCCTGCGGCCCAACGAGATGCCGTGGATCAAGGACCACAAGCTCGAGGATGAGGTCGTCTTCCCGGCGGCCGGGTACATGGCCatggccatcgaggccgtgTCCCAGATCACGGGCGTCAAGCAGCAGCTCaaggagaacaagaagaagggcagcggcaacagcaacaacatcgGCTTCGAGCTGCGCAACGTAAACATCAGCtcggccctcgtcgtccccgaagacacggacgaggcggccaaggaccTCGAGCTGCATACGACCATGTCCCTCCGCAAGATCTCGGGCGCCAACGCCTCGGCCGACTGGCACGActtctccatctcgtccttcttctggACCTCGGACCAGGCCACCGTCCACTGCACCGGCAGCATCCGCGTCGCCCACGACCGCAAGGAGGTCGACCACACCTGCACGACcgtggccgacgccgagggcttCGACCTCTGGGCCTCGACCGGCCGCTGGTACACCAAGTGGCAGCAGGAGGGCCTCTGCTTCGGCCCCCAGTTCCGCTCCCTGACGACCCTGCAGACCGACAGCGCCCGCAAGCGccgcgaggccatcgccacgGCCAAGATGGAGCCcaccgtcgagggcgccTACGAGTTCTACCCGGTCCaccccatcaccatcgacgCCGGGCTCCAGGCCGCCTGCCTCAGCGGCACCTCGGGCCACGTCGCCTCGCTCCGGACCTGGCTGcccgtcttcttcgccgagatGCAGATCCAGCCGCCCaccgccgatgccgagggcgagatcCACGTCCGCTCCGAGGAGATGGGCTTCTCGAGCGGCCGCATCGACGGAACCGTCCGTGACGCGagcggcgccctcgtcgtcgacttcaagGACGGCCGCATGTCCCGCTACACCGGCAAGAActccgtcgccgtctcgcagcagcaggagtCCGCcacgggcgaggccgacgccgccgacgcctccaccggtgccggcgccgaccccCTGGCCCTCTACACGCAGCGCCAGCCGACCCTCCGCATCCAGTGGAAGCCGGACGtgctccgtctcggcccggGATCCGCCGCGGCGCTGCGCAAGTACgtggccggcatcgtcgaccaGCTCAGCGAGGAcctccgcgacgacgagagcctcgccgtcatcggcgcgCTCCTGACGCTCGCCGGCCACAAGCAGCCGCGCATGCGCGTCCTCGAgatcggcggcgacggccagggcTACAAGTCGGACCAGTGGCTTAGCATGCTCGACAAGGAGACGGCCTTCCCGCGCTGCCGCTCGTGGCACGCCGGCAACCTCGGCGACAAGGGCGTCGTCTCGCTccaggacggcgccgagggcccCTTTGACGTTGTCGTCATCCCCAAGCTGAGCACCTCCAAGAAGGCCACTGTCTGGGAcagcgccgagggcggcatcgCCCCGCTCCTGTCGACCCGCAGCATCGTCGTCATTCGCAAGTcggaggccgccgccgccggtctcAAGGCCGCTGGCTTCGACGTCTTGGACATTGGAGCCCAGGTCCTGCTTGCCGTGCGCCCGGCTCCGACCAGCGTCCTGAAGGGGCgcaccgccgtcatcgtcaaggccgaGCGTGCCTcgaccgtcgtcgacgagttCGCCAAGACGCTGGCCGCCTACCTggagaccgccgccgacgtgtCCGAGGCCCGCATCGTCAGCCTGGACAAGCTCGACTCGatcaagatcaaggaggacgacgtcTGCGTCTCCCTGctcgagaccgagaccgagtTCCTCGCCACGCTGAGCCCGCAGTCCATGGACCGTCTGCGCGCCGTCACCGACGTCGTGGCCGATCTCCTCTGGGTCACGGGCGCCAACATGCTCGGCAGCGAGCCGGACCCCAACCTCACGCTCTCCAACGGCCTCTCGCGCGCCATGATGCTCGAGCAGCCCAGGCTGCGCTGGTCGgtgctcgacgtcggccacGCCCTCAcgcagacgaagaaggagaacaacaaggacgccgccgaggtcgccgcccaggTGTGCAGCAACATCCTctccggcctcgtcgccctctaCGAgcaggacgacgccgagttcatctccgtcgacggcctcctccaCGTCAGCCGCTACGGCCCGGACGTCGAGGTCAACTCgctcttccgccgccgcctcgacccccagaccgtcaaggccgacgcccagaccctcgccgacgccaaccCGGCCCGCCTCACCATCGGCCGCCCCGGCGTCACCGACACCATGTACTTCCAGCAGACCTGCgagcccggcgacgacaaggccCCCGcggccggcttcgtcgacatcgaggtcaaggccgtcaGTCTCAACGCCAAGGACGTCTACGCCATGAGCGGCCGCGTCGAGACCCGCGACAAGACGACGGCCTTTGACTTCTCCGGTGTTGTCACGGCCGTCGGCCCCACTCCCGAGTCCGGCTCCGAGACCGGCCCCACACCGGCGCCGCTCAAGGTCGGCGACCGGGTCGTCGCCTACGCGCCCTTCCACATCGGCACCACGGCCCGCGTGCCCGTCGGCTGCGTCCACCCGCTCCTTGACCACGAGGAGTTCACCGTGGTGCCGacgctcctcgtcgtctacGCCACCGCGCTCTACGCCCTTCACGACCGCGCCCACCTCCGCAAGGGCGAGTCCGTCCTCGTGCAcgccggctccggcggcttcggcatcgccgccatcaccgtgGCCCAGAAGATGGGCGCCGTCGTCTACACGACCTGCGGCTCCCAGTCCAAGCGCGACTACCTCGTCAACGAGCTCGGCGTGCCGGCCTCGCACATCTTCAGCTCGCGCGACGACTCCTTCGTCcgcggcatcgccgaggccaccggcggccgcggcgtcgacgtcatCCTCAActccctcgtcggcgacctcATGCACAGCAGTTGGGAGGCCTGCCTCGCCGACTTTGGCCgcttcgtcgaggtcggcaagcgcgagctcatcgacgccggccgcctcgacATGCGCGCGTTCCTCAAGAGCGCCACCTTCACCGCCTTCGACCTCTCGGAGCTCTTCTACGCAAAGGACCCCTACAACCGCGCCATCTGGGACCGCCTCATGGTCGACACCCTGCAGCTCTACCGCGCCGGCGAGATCCAGCCCCTGCCTACGCGCGTCTTCGACATCACCCAGGTCTCCCAGGCCTACCGCTTCTTCGGCAACAAGGACCGCGTCGGCAAGGTCGTCATCTCCATGGAGGACCCCAACGCCCGCGTCCCCGTCGCGCCGTCCCCCTACCTGAGCCgcttcgacgccgacaaggtctacctcctcgtcggctgcctcggcggtctcggcCGCAGTCTGAGCAGGTGGATGGTGACCCGCGGCGCCCGCaacttcgtcttcctcggccgctccggcgccgacagGCCCGACGCCAAGCAGCTCGTCACCCGCCTGCGGCACTCGGGCGccaccgtcgacgtcgtccgcggcgacgtctgcagcgccgccgacgtcaccgccgccgtggccgcctGCCTCGCCACCGGTCGCAAGATCGGCGGTGTCGTCCAGGCCGCCATGGGCCTGCACGAGGCCCTCTTCACCCGCATGACCAACGAGGCCTGGCACACGGGCATCGAGCCCAAGTGGAAGGGCACCTGGAACCTGCACAACGCCATCGAGCGCGGCGCCCCCGGCCAGGAGCTCGACTTCTTCCTGCTcacctcgtccatctccgGCACCGTCGGCACCGCCACCGAGAGCAACTACTGCGCCGCCAACGGCTTCCTCGACGCATTTGCCCGCTGGCGCCGCGCCCGCGGCCAGGCCTGCGTCTCCGTCGGTCTCGGCATGATCTCCGAGGTCGGCTACCTCCACGAGAACCCGGAGATCGAGGCCCTGCTGCTCCGCAAGGGCATCCAGCCCCtcaacgaggacgagctgctgcaggttGTCGACCTGGCCCTCGCCAGCGAGCAGGAGGGTGCCGTCAGAGAGTCCCACCTGCTCACGggtctcgaggccgacggccttCGTGCCCTGACGGCCCGCGGCTTCGACGTCACCACCcacggcgtcctcgtcgaggcccgcgccgccctgctcctcgcctcgctgcaggccgagggcgaggccgccgaggccgcccgcgCCAGCTCCGAGGGAGGCCACTCCACCGCCGtcacgacggccgccgccccctgGTTCAAGGACGTCCCCTctaccgtcgccgccgctctcgcacccgaggccgccgccgagtccaTGCAGGAGGCCATCCTCAACCTGATGAAGAAGCGCTTCTCCAGCCTGATCCTGCTGCCGCTCGACCAGGTCGACGAGCGCAAGGCGCTGCCGGGCTTCGGTGTCGACAGCATGATCGCCTCCGAGTTCCGCTCCTGGTTCTGGGCCGCCCTGCGCGTCGACGTGCCTTTCCTGCACATCATGAGCCCGCAGAAGTCGCTGTTGGTGCTGGCCGAGTTTGTCGAGGAGACGATCATGCAGCCGCCCGCGGCCAAGTAGATTGTTGCACTACGGAAAAAGTGGATGGGATTTTTTTCCTTGCTTTCCTATGTCTTCCTGTCAGGCGCCGGTACTTGCTTGTTTGGAATTTTGTTATTAGCTTCTATACTCTTACAGATTGCGCCCCCCAATAGACTGTCACTTGATCTTGAAATGGTGGTTCAGTTCTGGCTTGAGCAGCTTGCCCGTAAGAGCAAGGACATACTTACAGTGACTATGGCAGACATGTTGAAGGTGTTGTTGAGGAATGCCATAATTTCCTTGCGCGATGTTTCTACAAGTTGAAGCATGATGTACACCATATGAGTTGAAGAGGTTTCTGAGTGGTAAAGTTCCTGAGAAAACGCCTTTCTGTCGGCAAGGAAGCTGCTTGGACACAGCGGTCAAGCTCTTCGATCAACGACATAGACGCTTTTAGCAAAGGCACAAGCTCTCATATGAAGAACGAAAGCATTTAGGCTAATCCAGGTTGACTAATCTTCGAAACCAAGCAGCATGAGGACTAGCATATGAGTGGTGATCGCAGCTGGCCGATGTAAGACTTATTGTCGAATGAAACATGAGTCTCGTTGAGAATTCAAACTTGTCGAAAAGAACTTGATGTCCATAAATTATACCATTCTCCTCTAAATCAGGCCTATTCCAACTCTTTTCCAACACACCAATTACCAAAGCAAAACGCTTTGTTTTCCTACGTTGTGTATAAAGGGCTTACTGAAGTTGAGTGATATTCCCCATGCAACAGCCATGTCAGACGCGTAACGTGTTGCTTGCAAAGGATATAAGGCCTCAATTGCTATCCGTATCCCTGTTTTTCTATGATTCTATGATGCGTCTAAAATTCCAAGTACAAACTAACCCAGCCACAACATTGTCCGGATCCCTCTTTCTTCCTACAAAGGAAACCAAGCCATCTCTGGTCCTCAaacgccctcgcccagtTTGACGTCCTTCAACCGCACGTAACATTCCAGCGGCTTGTTGGTGATGCCGATGATCGAGGCGTAGCCGGAAAGCTTCTCCGGGCACGGCAGCAGCTCAAAGTTCCACACGATGAGCGTGACGATGATCCTCAGCTCCAGGTACGCCAGTTTCTTGCCGAAGCACGACCGCCCGCCCAGACCGAAGCTGAGCTGCGGGCCCGCCGTGGCGTCGAACTCgtgcccgtcggcggcgagccagCGCTCCGGCCTGAAAGCCGCAATGTCGCCGTGGTCCCAGGCGCGCGccttgccctccttcttggcggcctgCGCCGTCGGGCTCCGCTTGGCCTCCGGGATCTCGAAGCCGGGCCGCAGCAGGCTCGGCCCCGTGCCGAGCATCATGACCATGGTCCCCTTGGAGATCGGGTGCCCGAGGACCTCggtgtcggcgagggccacGCGGTCCACGCTGGGCGTTGTGCCGGCGCACcgcagcagctcctccatgGTGGCCTCGAGGTACGGGATGCGCGACGTCTGGATCTCGTCTGCGGTCGGGTTCCGGTTCTCGGCCACGGCGCGGTGGTGGCACTGCTggagggcggcgcggaggcgTCGTGTGATTTCCGGGTGGTCGGCGAGGATCTTGACGCCCCAGTTCACCGTCGTGCTCGTCGTgtcgtggccggcgacgatgaagccGAAGATCTGCAGGTTAGTTATTCCGTCAGTCAGCCATCAGTGTGCCACCAGGATTCTTCAATCAGAACGTCGCGGCTTGCATATGAGTTCCGTACCTCATCAACCATCACGGGCGACAGATACTGCGGCTGTCGGTTGCCTttctcggcgagctccttTTCCTTGCGCACCATCAGGTCGACCGCAGACCGCACCGGCGCCCGCTTGTCAGTGTCGGCCTTGCCGGTCTTCTGCCGCTCCAGGGCCGTCTCGATCTCCCGCACGATGAAGTCCCTCTTGTCCTTGATGGCGCGCCGGAGGTGAGGCGTCCGCGACAGCCATGCCCACTTCAGCGTGGGGAACGCCGCGGCCGGCATGCCGTCGAGGgagtcggcgaggtcgaggatcGCGGCGATGACCTTGTCCTTGGGGCCCTCAGGGAAGTCGACcggctcgtcgaggttgtcggcggtggcgaccAGGCCCAGCCGCGCAatctcggccttgtcgaggctGCGGAGCAGGTCGACCTTGGGCCGGATCGCGTGGTGCTCGAAGCTCTTGCCAAAGGCCACGCCCAggatggcgtcgagggcgccctGGAAGACGTCCTTGTGCGCGTCGAAggggcggccgccgccgatctGGGCCTTGAGCCGCCAGAGCGTGATCAGCTCCGTCGTGTTCGCGTAGATGGCGGGGCCGGCGACGCTCGACATGACGGCGGGCAGCAGCATGTCCTGCAGCAGGTAGCGGTGGGCCTTCCATGTGGCGTCGGTCTTCATGTGGATGTGGTGGTGCGGGATCATGCCGGCGAAGACGCTGCGCATcgactcgacggcgcggtcgaactcgcggcggcgcaggaggATGTCCTGAGACTCGCGGAAGTCGGCCACCACGACGTGCGGCCGCGTCAGCGGGCCGAGGAAGACTTGGAAGATGGGcgagtcgagcttcttggaCTGGTGGATCATGTAGTCGACAAAGGTCGCGCCCGTCTCGGACTGGAGGCGGAGCATGCTGGGGACGCTCCCCAGGAGGCTGCTGGACGCATCGGGGTCACAGGGAAGTCCAGGAATCGGCTTGGGGAGCGCCCACAGGTAGAGGACGtaggcgaggacgacggccaAGATGCCAATGGTCACTGGTGAGTTGATCTGAATCAACGGTGTGATGTCTAGGGGAGTGGAAGACGCCATTCTGTGAGGTTTAGGAACTGTGGCAGTCTGACTGAGGGTGTGTaagtcgacgccgaggcttaccgcggcgacggtgtAAAAGGACGGCGGATGATTTATGTCGGATTCCTCAAAAAGAGAGTAATTCTACATCATGATCCACCGTTCGGGCCCATATAGAGAGTGATTCAAGGGCTATATCAAGCCCGTCGACTACCACAATCATGCCCCGGAGTAGGTCTAATCGTTTCcccggccgcggccgccacTATCTCCGGATGCCGGGCCGAGAAGTGGGTCACCGGTCTTACTTTTCTCCTGCATAAGCCGTTGCATGTGACGCGACTCACATTGATTAGAACCAGCTATGGTAATGGGACGATTATTACAAATTTTTATTGAAATCTTACCTCGTTCTCTATGTTCAGGATCTAGGTCTATTTCATATCGTTTCCAAGCAGCTTCTTTATTGCGTGCGCCTTGCCGGAGAATTGAGTGTCGCCCGACGGTTGGTTGCATTTTGTCAACCCTCTCAACTCCGCATGCCATGAGCAACATTGTCAACCTCGAAGAAGATGAGTAGAGGCGGCTGTTACTGGCACGGGGTAGAGAGACGCGTACAGGCAGTTGCCATACAGGGCCAGCCCAATCTAGATTGACTGACACAACTCGAAAGACAAAGAGTTCGGATGGCGCGTCTCGTATGGAGAAAGAAGACATGCCCCATCAGCCGTCTGCAGGATTAACCGTTTCCTAGTAACTGCGGAATATCCCCTCCTTCAGAATCCAAAGGTTTCCCTCGCTGTCCTTGCCTACAACAGGGTTCTGTTCGAAGGTCTGAGCCTTACTAACCCTTCCATGATGAGGACACTCTTTGCAAACAACATTACCATCTTGTTGACGTTCGCATCCTTCCAAGTCGAGGAGTCGAGGAGTCGATGATAGGAGAAGCCACAGATCTTGATCTTTTGCTTACAGCCTTTGGCGATGCAGGTTCGCCTGATGTGACATTTTTATGCGGTTTTCCGATATGCAATGCAGTTGCAGAGAACAGATGCAACCAGTGGGGGATGATTTGTTTGCACCCACCTAAGTGAATGCGATGCGGCGGCATGTTTGTTGTCCAACGATTTGTTCCATTcacttctctctcctccgtGGTGCCGTCACCACAATACATCTCCTTTTCTCCCCCGTCAGGATTCCAGTCTCTCATGAAACAATCTCGCCTGACCTACCACTATCGCTCGACCCAGTATTCATCCAACCTTCTCGCGCTCATCATCCCGCCATGGAAGATGCAGTCAGACCAAGCCAAGACGCCTATCGAGGCGTCTACGAGAGAGGTTACCGCACCTGGGCTGCACTGTGCcagcaggaggaggcggcggtaAACGACAGTCTTTTCGAAAAGAGCAGCATCTATTCCGCGTTCCCCAGCCATCCTCACTTCCCGAGCCGCCTTTTGCTCGACAAGTCACTCTCCAACGTGGTTGTTGCGAGCGGCAGATCGACTTGGAACACCACCACATCACCGGCGGATCCTCGCTGTGAACTCCCGCCCTTCCAGGAACAGATGACCATGCAGGTGGCGTGGAATTTCCCGACGGAAGTCGTCCTGAGACAAGACCAAGGCCTCCTCGACAAGAAGCTTCCAGCCTTTTTCACCAGAGAAGACAGCCACCACTTCCCGGTCTTGTTCCTCGCTTGGGCCTACATTCTGTCCGCGAGGTGGGCCGAGCTGATTCCTGGAGCACAAGAGCCCACGTAAAACCAAGACACCCGGGCGCCGTCCCCTGCTTCCGCTGGTTATCCtgatgggggaggggagcgACCAGGACCAAAACCAGGACGGCAAAACCCCGAACCCGTCATGGTCGAGGTCGGTGACGTCGACCAAGATGCTGCTCGATGGTGGGCGGCTGTTCTGTCAACAGAAACGGGAACAACAGGAACGCTCAACGGCTGGCGAGCATCCATACGCAACGACAAAGGCGCACTTCTTTGTTCGCCATGGTCCATCGCAGTCTCATGCAACACTCCATTCGTCGTCGTTTCGGCCGAGCAACAGCCAACTCCCTCTTGTGCAACAGCGAGGACGACTAGTACGAGGATGAcaaagacgacgatgacgacgacgacgacgacgacgccctccCTGTATACCCCTGCACCATACAGGATGGCTATTCGATACCTATCAGAATACTGCCGTCTTCACGCCATCTCACGCCAAAGCGAAGCTGCTCTCGCCGCAGCACTCATGATTCCAATCGCAAAGCTCGACGGGGCAAGAATCGAACTACCGAGCCCGAAACCCCGGCGCGATGGTGCCCcggcagcagccgccgccgccgccgccgccgcctcctcccagGATGGCCAAGCTTATTTGCCgtgggacgaggaggtcggcgagaAGGAGCACTCTCAACCGCCAGACCGGCTTCTGACGCTCAGCTGCCATCCAAGAGGAGCCAAGGCCCTGCTGAGCAGCATATTCTTCCAGCCAGACATCGACTGCAACCTCTGCGGAGCTTGGCTACAGGGCTTCTTCGCCTCCCTCGACTCGGAAGCCGCGCAGGAGCCGCAGCTCCGCCTGTGGACGTTTGTGCGGCGTGATCCCGGCCTCGCGTTCCTCTGGCTGGGTGCCTTCATCacgggcgccgaggcgcGCTGCGTCCAAGACGCTCGGTCAGGCTGGTGGAAGACCGACCTCAGCTCCGCCGCCTGGACCGGGACGCATGTCTCCTTCATCCAGGGGACCGTTACCAagcctcctccagcagccGCTGCCGACATCTCGCGAGCTGACGAGTGCAGGCTGATGTACCTCGCACACGGACCGACACACGCCGTCCCGCCCCTCTTCCCGTTTGCCCCTTTCGGCCGCACCGCTCTGCAGGACGCAGACCTCGACGTCCGTCAACACACGCAATGTCCGGCCCTTCACCGTTTGGTTTATGCCGGTTTCGTCTGGGATTGCCAAGGAGGGGGCCAGAACGTCAAGCAaggggccggcggcgacggcgacgcagATGACGCTGCTCTCATTCGAGTCAAGACTTCGGAGCTGTCTCGTGTGGCCGAGGTGGATGACACCATAGCCGTCGACTACAGCGGCTTGGACcgggaggacggcgacgagattTCCGAAATGGTCACCAGAAACATCTTCTGCTGGCTCCGGGGCGACGATGGATACCCGGTGGCGGAGCGAGCACTTCGCCAGCACGAGTGGATCAACGACGTCGAttcagacgacgacgacgatgacgatgggccCGGCCAGGGAAGGGAAGACTCGCGGTCCCTTTTTGGGGATACTCGACTTAGTAGATGACTACTCGGGGTTGCCACAGGGAGATGCAATTCACTATAACGGTATGGTCGGCCAACAAGGGGGGATCGAACGAGACAAATCGATCAAGTGTATGGTGATTGCAGCTTGATTGATAGACCTGGGGGGACACAGTTGAAACATTGATGAGCAGTAAGCATAGGGTTGTCAGCTCCTAGATATATACGGCATCAGTACGGAATGCATATTCAGTCAGAGGCCACGTGGATGTTTCGACTCGAGTCCGAGTTACCCTGCCTGTACACTCAGCCGGAGCAGAGCAAGATGATGCCTCGATACTCTCGCACGTTTATCCCCACCCCAGTCCACCGTTCACAGTGGTCTACCTGAAGACAGACTCTGTGCCAGCGCCACCAAGTTGGAAACCGTGCCCACGCTGGCAGGCTCCCGCGTGAAGCTCTCATTATACCCCCACTGCGTGATGTACAAACTGTGCACGCCCGCGGCAACAATAGCGTTGACGTGGGTCTGCAGAGTTGCCAGCGAGGCAGCCTGGTATGGCTCCCAGTCGTCGTAAAAGTCGTGGACCAGCACGGACGACTTGGCCCTCTGTGCCGCGTCCGACGGCAACGCGGCCAGCGACGCGGGCGTGAACGGGGTGTAAGTGTTTCGCGGGCACCGGTCCTGCGGCGCGTCCGGGTCGGCCGTGTAGCACGTCTCCAGGGAGagcacggcgtcggccaCGTCGTAGAGCGCGGAGCTGGCGgggttgacggcgacgccggggTTCAGGACCACAAGGCCCGTCTTGGACTTGGCGTAGGC from Colletotrichum higginsianum IMI 349063 chromosome 3, whole genome shotgun sequence includes the following:
- a CDS encoding Beta-ketoacyl synthase domain-containing protein — its product is MSDTESLNAASGSESSSVVVVNGFRAEHENSVGSNPNVPAPQDDAFCIVGMACRLPGDISSPSDLWQFLVDQKSAQGTVPAERYNIEGFYHPAANRSGSMNVPGGYFIQEDVRQFDNNFFGVNNLEATYMDPQQRKLLQVVYECLQSSGTTMESLSGSSTGVFVANFSVDFQPMQARDPDYIHRYQASGSGATVMSNRISHVLNLQGPSFTVDTACSSSIYALHQAVNALKAGDCESAIVASANLIMSPEPHIGAAKSGVLSPTGTCHTFDSSADGYGRAEGVNAIYVKRLSAALRDGNPIRAIIKGSAVNASGRTPGISLPSGNMQEVVIRKAYRDAGLDFADTDYVECHGTGTPVGDPIEVDAIGRCFSPRQGPPLIIGSVKTNVGHSEGASGLTSIIKVVKSMEEGRIAPSYGVKKLNPKLILEERNLKVATQMENWPRALRRASINSFGYGGANAHVILESADSFLGQDFFLSQARPQKALTNGVSDEPKHVVLPVSAGSANSLKKQVEQISQAAKQCSDYETLQSLAHTLSKGRDELAFRGYLLASIDAAAEAVELANTETADNRASPLPFGFVFTGQGAQHAGMAKELLSQSKHFLDTIRGLDKVLQALPAHQAPAWTLEQTLLDGPETSKINDATRSQPICTAVQIGLVDLLRSYGVQPTAVVGHSSGEMAAAYAAGLLSSSQAILVAYFRGYAVGHLTSQGRMMAAGLGPEEAKDLLESKGLQAEARVACVNSPESVTLSGSPAAIDALEAELQGQKKFARKLETNGRAYHSHMMEEIGPLYEELLAPVFNVPGSDSGFSSSSSESEEAKIKMYSSVGHNPDRLRVIDSTSSSSATETDAAYWRQNLEQPVQFSTALASLAKGAEGKKIHLIEIGPHSALKGPIQQIRKSIGLDEKSVPYSSTLVRKEDASACLKTLAGALFIKGHSIDWEYVNEVDAATRQNLRTLHALAPYPWDYSAGLLWNEPRTSIELRNRKYLRHELLGTAALTGNGIDYTWRNCLRPNEMPWIKDHKLEDEVVFPAAGYMAMAIEAVSQITGVKQQLKENKKKGSGNSNNIGFELRNVNISSALVVPEDTDEAAKDLELHTTMSLRKISGANASADWHDFSISSFFWTSDQATVHCTGSIRVAHDRKEVDHTCTTVADAEGFDLWASTGRWYTKWQQEGLCFGPQFRSLTTLQTDSARKRREAIATAKMEPTVEGAYEFYPVHPITIDAGLQAACLSGTSGHVASLRTWLPVFFAEMQIQPPTADAEGEIHVRSEEMGFSSGRIDGTVRDASGALVVDFKDGRMSRYTGKNSVAVSQQQESATGEADAADASTGAGADPLALYTQRQPTLRIQWKPDVLRLGPGSAAALRKYVAGIVDQLSEDLRDDESLAVIGALLTLAGHKQPRMRVLEIGGDGQGYKSDQWLSMLDKETAFPRCRSWHAGNLGDKGVVSLQDGAEGPFDVVVIPKLSTSKKATVWDSAEGGIAPLLSTRSIVVIRKSEAAAAGLKAAGFDVLDIGAQVLLAVRPAPTSVLKGRTAVIVKAERASTVVDEFAKTLAAYLETAADVSEARIVSLDKLDSIKIKEDDVCVSLLETETEFLATLSPQSMDRLRAVTDVVADLLWVTGANMLGSEPDPNLTLSNGLSRAMMLEQPRLRWSVLDVGHALTQTKKENNKDAAEVAAQVCSNILSGLVALYEQDDAEFISVDGLLHVSRYGPDVEVNSLFRRRLDPQTVKADAQTLADANPARLTIGRPGVTDTMYFQQTCEPGDDKAPAAGFVDIEVKAVSLNAKDVYAMSGRVETRDKTTAFDFSGVVTAVGPTPESGSETGPTPAPLKVGDRVVAYAPFHIGTTARVPVGCVHPLLDHEEFTVVPTLLVVYATALYALHDRAHLRKGESVLVHAGSGGFGIAAITVAQKMGAVVYTTCGSQSKRDYLVNELGVPASHIFSSRDDSFVRGIAEATGGRGVDVILNSLVGDLMHSSWEACLADFGRFVEVGKRELIDAGRLDMRAFLKSATFTAFDLSELFYAKDPYNRAIWDRLMVDTLQLYRAGEIQPLPTRVFDITQVSQAYRFFGNKDRVGKVVISMEDPNARVPVAPSPYLSRFDADKVYLLVGCLGGLGRSLSRWMVTRGARNFVFLGRSGADRPDAKQLVTRLRHSGATVDVVRGDVCSAADVTAAVAACLATGRKIGGVVQAAMGLHEALFTRMTNEAWHTGIEPKWKGTWNLHNAIERGAPGQELDFFLLTSSISGTVGTATESNYCAANGFLDAFARWRRARGQACVSVGLGMISEVGYLHENPEIEALLLRKGIQPLNEDELLQVVDLALASEQEGAVRESHLLTGLEADGLRALTARGFDVTTHGVLVEARAALLLASLQAEGEAAEAARASSEGGHSTAVTTAAAPWFKDVPSTVAAALAPEAAAESMQEAILNLMKKRFSSLILLPLDQVDERKALPGFGVDSMIASEFRSWFWAALRVDVPFLHIMSPQKSLLVLAEFVEETIMQPPAAK
- a CDS encoding Cytochrome P450 monooxygenase, which gives rise to MASSTPLDITPLIQINSPVTIGILAVVLAYVLYLWALPKPIPGLPCDPDASSSLLGSVPSMLRLQSETGATFVDYMIHQSKKLDSPIFQVFLGPLTRPHVVVADFRESQDILLRRREFDRAVESMRSVFAGMIPHHHIHMKTDATWKAHRYLLQDMLLPAVMSSVAGPAIYANTTELITLWRLKAQIGGGRPFDAHKDVFQGALDAILGVAFGKSFEHHAIRPKVDLLRSLDKAEIARLGLVATADNLDEPVDFPEGPKDKVIAAILDLADSLDGMPAAAFPTLKWAWLSRTPHLRRAIKDKRDFIVREIETALERQKTGKADTDKRAPVRSAVDLMVRKEKELAEKGNRQPQYLSPVMVDEIFGFIVAGHDTTSTTVNWGVKILADHPEITRRLRAALQQCHHRAVAENRNPTADEIQTSRIPYLEATMEELLRCAGTTPSVDRVALADTEVLGHPISKGTMVMMLGTGPSLLRPGFEIPEAKRSPTAQAAKKEGKARAWDHGDIAAFRPERWLAADGHEFDATAGPQLSFGLGGRSCFGKKLAYLELRIIVTLIVWNFELLPCPEKLSGYASIIGITNKPLECYVRLKDVKLGEGV